Genomic DNA from Sulfolobales archaeon:
TGAGAGGGTACTGTCTATGGGGATAGAGCTTTGAGATCCAGATGGCTCTGGTAAGACTAAAAATGCTATGTCACAATATCTAAATCCTCGGCTCAGAATATACCTTGGGTGATGAAGAAGCTAGTGACTGATCTGTGGTGGTATGATTGCCTATGTCCATGAGCATGGGCTTTTCCTTCATCTCTTCTTGGTTCTGCATCTAGTTGGAGTTTGGGGGCTGTCATGGAGCCATGATCTCCGCGGAAGATCTAACGGCTATAGTATTTAAAAGCATATTCTGAGTATCTATACTAGCTGGAAGCTGGAGAAACCATGGTCGAGCTAATGGTCTATAAGAATTATTACTCTAATATGATTAACATTAGCAACGATGAATCTATATGAAACTCAAACAGCTTTTTGAGCAATTCTTTTGGGTGCCAGGTTTATGGATTCTTCGATCTCTTCTTTGGTTGGTTCGCTCTTCTCTATTGGATTATATCTATGCTCTATTTCGCTGATCAGCGCCTCTAATGCTTCTCTAAGGTTTATACCTGCTATGTCTCTGAGGTTATTTGGGTTATATTTAGCTGGGGTAACCTCTCCCCTGGCTACTCTGTCTAGCCTTGGTTTTATGAGTCTTTTTAGGATCTCCATGTTTGAGGATACTAGAAGTGTTGAGTGTACTAGATAGGCCCTATCTTTGATTGCCGCGGCTGTCCCCGAGACTTTATAGCCCTTCACAACCACATCACTATGATTCTCCACCCAGGCTTTGATCCCTAGTCTCTCTAGTGCTGCTATTATGAATCCAGTTGCCTCTCTATATACCTCGTCCACAGGTTTTAACCCTTTTGAAGGGGATATTATAGATATATTTATATTCCCTAGATCGTGATATACCGCTCCCCCACCACTGATCCTTCTGATAATGGGGATCCCAAGTCTCTCGGCCTCCTCGCAGTTGGCTTCATCACATGGCCCCTGGGTATAGCCTATTACTATCGATGGATAGTTGATCCATATCCTTATAATGCCTCCCCTAGACCCCCTTCTAACAGATGATAGAAGAACCTCGTCTAGAGCTACATTCACAGCTGGGTCGTGGGCGGAATATGTTATGAGATCCACATTTACCTCCTCTCAGGATCTATGCCATAGATGTTCCACTCATCCCTAGAATATTTCTCCCTATATAGGGTGAGGGCTAGAGAGATCTCTTCTGGCTCGAGGGGTCTGAAGATGAGGTCTCTATAGCCGAGGGCCTCTGCAAATCCCTCTGCAAGCGCTCTATAGATCTCCCCTATCTCGATCTTCCCAAGGATATCCCATAGCCCCGCCACCTTATCCCTAGCCGCTAGATCCTCCGCCTCCCCCACCCTTATAACCCTTGTGAATAGCTCGTGGCTATAGGTTAGAAGCAGGGTTCCGTGTTGGAGGAGGGCTCCCCAATCCCT
This window encodes:
- a CDS encoding biotin/lipoate A/B protein ligase family protein, yielding MDLITYSAHDPAVNVALDEVLLSSVRRGSRGGIIRIWINYPSIVIGYTQGPCDEANCEEAERLGIPIIRRISGGGAVYHDLGNINISIISPSKGLKPVDEVYREATGFIIAALERLGIKAWVENHSDVVVKGYKVSGTAAAIKDRAYLVHSTLLVSSNMEILKRLIKPRLDRVARGEVTPAKYNPNNLRDIAGINLREALEALISEIEHRYNPIEKSEPTKEEIEESINLAPKRIAQKAV